Part of the Nocardioides perillae genome is shown below.
GACGACCGACTCGTAGCGGTGGGCCAAGCCGTGCTCGTCGAGCTCCTCGCCGCCGCCGATGCACTCGGTGACGTCGTCGCCGGTCATCTCGACCAGGATGCCGCCGGGCCAGGTGCCGAGCGCGCGGTGGACGTCGAAGAAGCCCTGGACCTCGCCGACGACGTCGTCGAAGCGGCGGGTCTTGTAGCCCGTCGAGGACGTGAAGGTGTTGCCGTGCATCGGGTCGCAGACCCAGGCGACCTGGACGCCCTCGGCCGTGACCTTCTCGACCAGGCGCGGCAGCCCGTCGCGGATCTTCTCGGCACCGAAGCGGGTGATGAAGGTGAGGCGGCCCGGGGTGTTCTCGGGGTTCAGCTTGGCGGCGAGGGCCAGCGCGTCGTCGGCGGTGGCGGTCGGGCCGAGCTTGACGCCGATCGGGTTGCGCAGGTGGCGGAAGTACTCGACGTGCGCGCCGTCGAGCTGGCGGGTGCGCTCACCGATCCACACGAAGTGGCCCGAGACGTTGTAGGGCTGCTGCGTGCGGGAGTCGATGCGCGTCATCGCGTGCTCGTACTCCATGAGCAGCGCCTCGTGGCTGGAGTGGAAGTCGACGCGGCGCAGCTCCTCGGGGTCGGCCCCGATGGCCGACATGAAGGACAGCGCCCGGTCGATCTCGCTCGCCATCACCTCGTAGCGCTGGCCGACCGGCGACTCCTTGACGAAGTCGGTGTTCCAGGTGTGCACCTGGCGCAGGTCGGCGTAGCCGCCGGTGACGAAGGCGCGCACGAGGTTCAAGGTGGCGGCCGAGGCGTGGTAGACCTCGACGAGCCGCTGCGGGTCGGGGATGCGCGACTCGGGGGTGAAGTCGAAGCCGTTGACGGCGTCGCCGCGGTAGGCCGGCAGGGTCACGGACTCGCCGTCGACGACCCGGGTCTCGTCGTCGGAGCTGCGCGGCTTGGCGTACTGGCCCGCGAGGCGACCGACCTTCACCACCGGCACCGAGCCGGCGTAGGTGAGGATGACCGCCATCTGCAGCAGCACCCGCAGCTTGTTGCGGACGTTGTCGGCCGTGACGCCGTCGAAGGTCTCGGCGCAGTCGCCGCCCTGCAGCAGGAACGCCTCGCCGCGCGAGACGGCGGCCAGCTTCTCGGTGAGGTCGTCGCACTCACCCGCGAAGACCAGCGGCGGCGCCCCGCGCAGGCGCGCGACGGCGGCGTCGAGCCGCGCGCGGTCGGGGTACCGCGGCTGCTGCGCGGCGCCGATCGCGTGGAGGGACTCGAGGGAGGGGATGCTGCTCACCGATCCAGCGTACGTCGGGTGGGCGGCCCCGGCCGACTCGGCGAGCGTGCGTGGACGCTCTGCGGGCGGCCCGCTCAGGAGTCGAGCTGCTCCACGTCGCGGAAGCCCGTACGCTGCGCGCGCAGCCCCCGGTTCGCCGCCCAGGTGAGGGCCCACAGCACCACGCCCACCGCGAGGAGCGCCGCGCCGATGCGGTACTGCACCCAGTCCTCGGGCTCGCGTGCCCACGGTCCGACCAGGAAGGCGCTGGTCGCCG
Proteins encoded:
- a CDS encoding class II 3-deoxy-7-phosphoheptulonate synthase, encoding MSSIPSLESLHAIGAAQQPRYPDRARLDAAVARLRGAPPLVFAGECDDLTEKLAAVSRGEAFLLQGGDCAETFDGVTADNVRNKLRVLLQMAVILTYAGSVPVVKVGRLAGQYAKPRSSDDETRVVDGESVTLPAYRGDAVNGFDFTPESRIPDPQRLVEVYHASAATLNLVRAFVTGGYADLRQVHTWNTDFVKESPVGQRYEVMASEIDRALSFMSAIGADPEELRRVDFHSSHEALLMEYEHAMTRIDSRTQQPYNVSGHFVWIGERTRQLDGAHVEYFRHLRNPIGVKLGPTATADDALALAAKLNPENTPGRLTFITRFGAEKIRDGLPRLVEKVTAEGVQVAWVCDPMHGNTFTSSTGYKTRRFDDVVGEVQGFFDVHRALGTWPGGILVEMTGDDVTECIGGGEELDEHGLAHRYESVVDPRLNRVQSLELAFLVAEMLRAADTRRG